The following proteins are co-located in the Streptomyces sp. NBC_01198 genome:
- a CDS encoding LLM class flavin-dependent oxidoreductase, whose amino-acid sequence MRLSTVILPIYRWHEQGREVWQRAEALGFHAAYTYDHLSWRTFRDEPWFGAVPTLTAAAAATGRIRLGTLVTSPNFRHPVTLAKDLMSLDDISGGRVVLGIGAGGTGFDATVLGQEAWTPRERAERFAEFVALLDRLLTQGAVSERGTYYAAEEARNIPGCVQRPRLPFAVAATGPRGLALAARFGQAWVTTGDPALFESGTPAQSRAAIGGQIERLGAACAAAGRDTGELERILLTGFTPERNGPLESVDAFVDFAGRHAELGITEIVLHHPIPDSDFATDPKVFERIATEGLAQLGG is encoded by the coding sequence GCCGAGGCTCTCGGGTTTCACGCCGCGTACACCTACGACCACCTGTCGTGGCGGACCTTCAGGGACGAGCCGTGGTTCGGGGCGGTGCCGACCCTCACGGCGGCGGCGGCCGCGACCGGGCGGATCAGGCTCGGGACACTGGTGACGTCGCCGAACTTCCGGCATCCGGTCACGCTCGCCAAGGACCTCATGTCGCTCGACGACATCTCCGGCGGGCGGGTCGTGCTGGGCATCGGGGCGGGCGGCACCGGGTTCGACGCCACCGTGCTCGGGCAGGAGGCGTGGACGCCGCGCGAGCGGGCGGAGCGGTTCGCGGAGTTCGTCGCGCTGCTCGACCGGTTGCTGACGCAGGGCGCGGTCAGCGAGCGCGGCACGTACTACGCGGCCGAGGAGGCGCGGAACATCCCCGGGTGCGTGCAGCGGCCGAGGCTGCCCTTCGCCGTGGCGGCGACCGGGCCGCGCGGGCTCGCCCTCGCGGCGCGCTTCGGGCAGGCCTGGGTGACCACCGGGGACCCGGCGCTGTTCGAGAGCGGGACGCCGGCGCAGTCGCGGGCGGCGATCGGCGGGCAGATCGAGCGGCTGGGCGCGGCGTGTGCGGCCGCAGGGCGGGACACGGGCGAGCTGGAGCGCATCCTGCTCACCGGTTTCACGCCCGAGCGGAACGGCCCGCTGGAATCGGTCGACGCCTTCGTGGACTTCGCCGGGCGGCACGCCGAGCTGGGCATCACCGAGATCGTGCTGCACCACCCGATCCCGGACTCGGACTTCGCCACCGACCCGAAGGTCTTCGAGCGCATCGCGACCGAGGGCCTGGCGCAACTGGGCGGCTGA
- a CDS encoding NAD(P)H-binding protein: MIVVTGATGNVGRQIVGALAAAGEEVVAVSRRGAEAAAAGVAHRRGDLAAPDSLRPAFDGADALFLLVAGDDPHAVLDAAKSGGVRRVVLLSSQGAGTRPQAYAHAAGFEGAVRDSGLDWTVLRPGGFASNAFAWAETVRTRRTVFAPFGDVALPAVDPADVAQVAATVLRGEEHAGRTYELTGPAALSPRERAAAIGTAIGEPVDFVEQSRAEAREQMLGFMPEPVVDATLGILGEPLPAEQAVASDVERVLGRPAGTFADWAAGHSAAFA, translated from the coding sequence ATGATCGTGGTGACCGGAGCGACCGGAAACGTCGGACGGCAGATCGTCGGCGCGCTCGCCGCGGCGGGCGAAGAGGTGGTCGCGGTGTCACGGCGTGGGGCGGAGGCGGCAGCCGCCGGCGTCGCCCACCGGCGGGGGGACCTGGCGGCGCCGGACAGCCTGCGGCCCGCCTTCGACGGCGCCGACGCGCTCTTCCTGCTGGTCGCGGGCGACGACCCGCACGCCGTGCTGGACGCGGCGAAGTCCGGCGGGGTGCGCCGGGTGGTGCTGCTCTCCTCACAGGGCGCCGGTACGCGGCCGCAGGCGTACGCGCACGCGGCCGGCTTCGAAGGGGCGGTACGGGACTCCGGTCTGGACTGGACCGTGCTGCGACCGGGTGGTTTCGCCTCCAACGCCTTCGCCTGGGCCGAGACGGTACGCACCCGGCGGACGGTCTTCGCCCCCTTCGGCGACGTGGCGCTGCCCGCGGTCGACCCCGCCGACGTCGCGCAGGTCGCAGCCACCGTGCTGCGCGGGGAGGAGCACGCCGGGCGTACGTACGAGCTCACCGGGCCCGCCGCCCTCTCGCCGCGCGAGCGGGCGGCGGCGATCGGTACGGCCATCGGCGAGCCGGTGGACTTCGTGGAGCAGAGCAGGGCCGAGGCCAGGGAGCAGATGCTGGGCTTCATGCCGGAGCCGGTGGTCGACGCCACCCTCGGCATCCTGGGCGAGCCGCTGCCCGCCGAGCAGGCGGTGGCCTCGGACGTCGAGCGCGTACTGGGCCGCCCCGCGGGGACCTTCGCGGACTGGGCGGCCGGGCACAGCGCCGCTTTCGCGTAA